In Caldalkalibacillus thermarum, one DNA window encodes the following:
- a CDS encoding TaqI-like C-terminal specificity domain-containing protein: MNKIKQASASFSKQGNTGQRQTEVARKQQGSECSAVYLTLQQAAEYLAVSPATVKNWVKTGLIRHIVFQNGQRMVARAEIDQLSRLIEQGELNRLRKRRNKRAVKGRLIPSEYVSFKPYAGLTAEIMQVADPFLRTATTQQATRYIRLILCECVLQLWRHKHASHGFHGKERDALTPGSGTSLTAGWLTGEVQLGWLSRLLTGLIHTDGLSPDEKELLDRLHPLDIPYVEGEDFLGLVYLSLSQLGQRKQYGQYYTPSSLVREMVESCLDQLEITEKVKIMDPCCGSGNFLLKLFQHLKSRLCALGFSVQEAEKHLFQSCLLGMDIDPVAVTLTKINLALAADHLPAEMPVFQIQVRDFLAQGTDLQKKDAASFDVMIGNPPWGSTFGLSAKKELKTRFRSARYLVDSFSLFVEQAVRLLKPGGILNFVLPEAMLSVSGHRPVREFLLEQTQLLDIHLLGNTFTGVHSPVITFMAQRQAGEKKNHCVYVRGIGKGHRILQQRFKNNHACVFNVYCTDDDDRLLRYLRSHPAATCLQGKAAFALGIVTGNNQKFLVSQQQRDTEPILKGSDIFKYRARPAATHIRFQPDQFQQVAPLKYYRAKEKLIYRFINRTLVFAYDNQQHLTLNSANILVPETSELDIKYLLAVLNSKTIQYFYQLSFCSVKVLRHYLEAVPIPLASPNKQQFVAQLVDQLLSAERPSDRKAWYEDIEEEIMDLFELNSSQKRRINQTVAHIHYLDD; the protein is encoded by the coding sequence ATGAATAAGATCAAACAAGCATCCGCTTCTTTTTCGAAGCAAGGGAACACCGGGCAAAGGCAAACGGAAGTTGCCCGAAAGCAGCAGGGTTCTGAATGTTCTGCCGTCTATTTAACCTTACAACAGGCGGCCGAATACCTGGCAGTCTCTCCGGCTACAGTCAAAAACTGGGTGAAAACCGGCCTTATACGGCACATAGTCTTTCAAAATGGTCAACGCATGGTGGCGAGAGCTGAAATCGACCAGCTCTCCCGGCTGATCGAACAGGGAGAATTGAACCGTTTGCGGAAAAGGAGAAACAAAAGGGCGGTCAAGGGAAGGTTGATTCCAAGCGAATACGTGAGTTTCAAGCCTTATGCCGGGTTGACAGCAGAGATTATGCAAGTGGCAGATCCTTTTTTGCGAACGGCAACCACACAACAAGCCACGAGATATATCCGTTTGATTTTATGTGAATGTGTCCTGCAATTATGGCGGCATAAGCATGCTTCACATGGTTTCCATGGCAAGGAAAGGGATGCTCTTACCCCAGGGTCAGGGACTTCATTGACTGCCGGCTGGTTAACCGGAGAGGTTCAACTTGGCTGGCTGTCGCGGCTTTTGACCGGGCTGATACATACGGATGGCTTGTCTCCGGATGAGAAGGAGCTGTTAGACCGTCTGCACCCCTTAGATATTCCCTATGTAGAAGGGGAAGATTTCCTGGGCCTGGTCTATCTTTCGTTAAGTCAATTGGGGCAGCGGAAACAATATGGACAATACTATACACCCTCGTCTCTGGTCAGGGAGATGGTTGAAAGTTGTCTGGATCAGCTTGAGATTACAGAGAAAGTAAAAATAATGGATCCTTGTTGCGGATCTGGAAATTTTTTATTAAAGCTGTTTCAACATTTAAAATCCCGCTTGTGTGCATTGGGATTTTCTGTGCAAGAGGCAGAAAAACACCTGTTTCAATCTTGTTTGTTGGGTATGGATATTGACCCGGTGGCCGTCACTTTAACCAAAATCAATTTGGCCCTGGCTGCCGATCATTTGCCCGCCGAAATGCCCGTCTTCCAGATACAGGTCCGCGATTTTCTGGCGCAGGGAACTGACTTGCAGAAGAAGGATGCTGCATCTTTTGATGTCATGATAGGCAATCCGCCCTGGGGCTCCACGTTTGGTCTCTCCGCAAAAAAAGAATTAAAAACCCGCTTTCGTTCGGCCCGCTATTTGGTGGACTCGTTCAGCCTGTTTGTAGAGCAGGCTGTCAGATTGTTAAAGCCAGGCGGGATTTTAAACTTTGTCCTCCCTGAGGCCATGTTGTCTGTCAGCGGCCACCGGCCTGTCAGGGAGTTTCTGCTGGAACAGACACAGCTTTTAGATATTCACTTGCTAGGCAACACCTTTACTGGCGTGCACAGCCCTGTCATTACCTTCATGGCCCAGCGCCAAGCCGGTGAAAAGAAAAATCATTGTGTTTATGTCAGGGGGATAGGGAAGGGGCATCGAATCCTTCAACAACGCTTTAAGAACAATCACGCTTGTGTGTTCAATGTTTATTGCACAGATGATGATGACCGTTTACTTCGTTACCTGCGTTCCCATCCTGCGGCCACTTGTTTGCAAGGAAAGGCGGCCTTTGCTCTGGGGATTGTCACGGGTAACAATCAGAAATTCCTGGTGAGTCAACAACAGCGGGACACGGAACCCATCTTAAAGGGAAGTGACATTTTTAAATACCGGGCAAGACCAGCTGCCACGCATATCCGTTTTCAGCCTGACCAGTTTCAACAAGTGGCGCCACTTAAGTATTACCGGGCCAAGGAAAAACTGATTTACCGCTTTATCAACCGGACGCTGGTCTTTGCCTATGACAACCAGCAACATCTCACCTTGAACAGCGCCAACATTCTTGTACCAGAGACATCGGAGCTGGACATTAAATACCTCCTGGCTGTGCTGAATTCCAAAACGATCCAGTACTTTTACCAATTAAGTTTTTGTTCAGTGAAAGTGTTGCGGCATTACCTGGAAGCTGTCCCCATTCCATTGGCCTCCCCAAACAAGCAGCAATTTGTCGCCCAGCTGGTGGATCAGCTGCTCTCAGCCGAGAGGCCATCTGACCGGAAAGCTTGGTATGAGGACATTGAAGAGGAAATCATGGATCTGTTTGAATTAAACAGCAGCCAAAAAAGGCGTATCAATCAAACGGTAGCCCATATTCATTACCTGGATGATTAA
- a CDS encoding TVP38/TMEM64 family protein: MWSVMMKKSILKALLIFMLIIVLIWINHRYLNWKPLTIREWMTSFGWYAPLVFILLFTIRPLLLFPSSILTIAAGLAFGPFLGTLYSLIGLMISAVIAFGVARKLGKEIVQKRWTGRFRTLEIQLEQNGFFYVLVLRLIPFINFDLISYLAGISKVRLRSFFYATFIGVIPGTYGYTFVGHTLVERDPVMIMKLVVIFALLIAVPLIFRKKLAAKVGLFPAKEQKEDRLDSQADDHKPAVMTGQENNKHSNSMY; this comes from the coding sequence ATGTGGTCTGTCATGATGAAAAAAAGCATCCTGAAAGCGCTACTTATCTTTATGTTGATTATCGTTTTGATATGGATTAATCATCGTTATTTAAACTGGAAACCGTTAACGATCCGGGAATGGATGACCTCTTTCGGCTGGTATGCACCCTTGGTATTTATTCTTCTGTTCACCATCCGTCCCTTGTTGCTATTTCCGTCTTCCATTTTGACCATCGCAGCGGGGCTGGCCTTTGGTCCCTTCTTGGGAACACTGTATTCGTTGATCGGCTTAATGATCAGTGCTGTAATAGCGTTTGGTGTGGCCAGGAAGCTGGGTAAAGAAATTGTACAGAAAAGATGGACAGGCAGATTTAGGACGCTCGAGATCCAACTTGAGCAAAACGGATTTTTCTATGTATTAGTTTTGCGTTTGATACCGTTTATCAATTTTGATTTGATCAGCTACTTAGCTGGCATCTCCAAAGTGCGCTTACGCTCGTTTTTTTATGCCACATTCATTGGGGTCATTCCTGGTACATACGGTTATACGTTTGTCGGCCATACCCTTGTTGAACGGGACCCGGTGATGATTATGAAGCTGGTTGTGATCTTTGCCCTATTGATTGCTGTTCCGTTGATCTTTCGCAAGAAGCTGGCGGCCAAAGTGGGGCTTTTCCCTGCCAAAGAGCAAAAAGAGGACCGGCTGGACAGCCAAGCCGATGATCATAAACCTGCTGTCATGACCGGCCAGGAAAACAACAAACACTCTAACTCTATGTACTAA
- a CDS encoding aminopeptidase, whose protein sequence is MKDPRIETLAKNLIHYSVRLQKGEKILIENIGLEKELLHALIKEVYATGGYPFVTIKEPSVNRALLMGAEPEQLDLMAKWEADRMKEMDAYIGIRSGDNISELADVPAEKMQAYAKHVLHPVHSKIRVPHTKWVILRWPRPSMAQLANMSTEAFEDFYFQVCNLDYAKMSKAMDALVELMNRTDQVRITGPGTDLTFSIKDIPAIKCAGEFNIPDGEVFTAPVRDSVNGTVRFNTPSPYQGFVFENVELEFKDGKIIKATANDTDRLNKILDTDEGARYIGEFAIGVNPYILHPMKDILFDEKICGSFHFTPGECYDEASNGNKSAIHWDMVCIQREDYGGGEMYFDGVLVRKDGQFVLDELQDLNPEALK, encoded by the coding sequence ATGAAAGACCCGCGTATCGAAACTTTGGCTAAAAATCTGATTCACTACTCCGTCCGCTTGCAAAAAGGGGAAAAAATCCTGATCGAAAACATCGGCCTGGAAAAAGAATTGCTTCATGCCCTGATTAAAGAAGTTTATGCCACAGGAGGCTATCCCTTCGTCACCATCAAGGAACCCAGTGTGAACCGGGCCCTCCTGATGGGAGCAGAACCTGAGCAACTGGACCTGATGGCCAAATGGGAAGCGGACCGCATGAAAGAGATGGATGCCTATATCGGGATCCGCTCCGGGGACAACATCAGTGAACTAGCCGATGTGCCGGCTGAAAAAATGCAAGCCTATGCTAAACATGTCCTTCATCCCGTACATAGCAAGATTCGGGTGCCGCACACCAAATGGGTTATCTTGCGCTGGCCCCGGCCTTCAATGGCGCAGTTAGCCAACATGAGCACAGAAGCATTTGAAGATTTTTATTTTCAAGTCTGCAACTTAGATTATGCCAAAATGTCCAAAGCTATGGATGCCCTGGTGGAACTGATGAACCGCACAGACCAGGTGCGCATTACAGGCCCTGGCACAGATTTAACCTTCTCTATCAAGGACATCCCAGCCATTAAATGCGCCGGGGAGTTTAATATACCTGACGGGGAGGTGTTTACCGCACCCGTTCGGGACTCGGTGAACGGTACTGTGCGCTTTAACACCCCATCTCCTTATCAAGGCTTTGTGTTTGAAAATGTGGAGTTGGAATTTAAAGACGGCAAAATTATTAAAGCCACTGCCAATGATACCGACAGGCTGAACAAAATTCTAGATACGGATGAAGGAGCCCGCTACATCGGGGAGTTTGCCATTGGCGTCAATCCGTATATTCTGCATCCTATGAAAGATATTCTATTTGACGAAAAAATTTGCGGCAGTTTCCATTTCACACCTGGTGAATGTTATGATGAAGCCTCCAACGGCAATAAATCCGCTATACACTGGGACATGGTGTGTATCCAGCGGGAAGATTACGGCGGCGGAGAAATGTATTTTGACGGGGTGCTGGTCCGCAAAGACGGACAGTTTGTACTTGACGAACTGCAGGACCTTAATCCGGAAGCGCTGAAATAA
- a CDS encoding cold shock domain-containing protein has product MVGKVKWFNSEKGFGFIESPEGNDVFVHYTAIEGEGFKTLEEGESVQFDIVVGKRGPQAANVVRL; this is encoded by the coding sequence ATGGTCGGCAAAGTAAAATGGTTTAACTCTGAAAAAGGTTTTGGATTTATCGAAAGCCCCGAAGGAAACGATGTGTTCGTCCACTACACAGCCATCGAGGGTGAAGGCTTTAAAACCCTTGAGGAAGGCGAAAGCGTCCAATTTGATATTGTGGTAGGCAAACGCGGACCTCAAGCTGCCAATGTCGTGCGCTTGTAA
- a CDS encoding YjcZ family sporulation protein yields the protein MSGKAPVYSFHGGFTLIVVLFILLVIVGCSCWGYW from the coding sequence ATGAGCGGTAAAGCACCAGTTTATTCTTTTCACGGAGGATTTACGCTAATTGTGGTGTTGTTTATCTTGCTGGTTATTGTCGGCTGCAGCTGCTGGGGTTATTGGTAG
- a CDS encoding DUF948 domain-containing protein → MGIIEISVALIAVAFVVLVIYIVKTLLTVQQSLQELSENMATIEKRVDELSRETTALIRRTNQLTEDIYNKSQSLNQLFKSAEEIGQATRQVSSSMKEISSTIMDSVTRSVRQTAIKHQSKVDEIMKYVTLFLDLWHKWQSYRVQKDLDHNKGGMRDG, encoded by the coding sequence ATGGGCATCATTGAAATTAGTGTGGCACTTATTGCTGTTGCTTTTGTTGTCTTAGTGATTTATATTGTCAAAACATTACTCACCGTCCAGCAGTCATTGCAGGAATTGAGTGAAAACATGGCCACTATCGAAAAGCGTGTGGACGAATTGAGCAGGGAGACCACGGCTTTAATCCGGCGCACCAATCAACTGACAGAAGATATCTATAACAAATCACAGTCGCTGAACCAGCTGTTCAAGTCAGCAGAAGAGATTGGCCAGGCCACCCGTCAAGTCTCAAGTTCCATGAAAGAGATTTCATCCACGATCATGGATAGCGTTACCCGCAGTGTACGACAGACTGCCATTAAACATCAAAGCAAAGTGGATGAGATCATGAAATATGTAACCCTATTCCTTGATCTTTGGCATAAATGGCAATCCTACCGTGTTCAAAAAGATTTAGATCACAATAAAGGAGGAATGAGAGATGGCTGA
- the murC gene encoding UDP-N-acetylmuramate--L-alanine ligase has product MTTYHFIGIKGSGMSALAQILHDLGHQVQGSDVATFYFTQQPLEEKGIPIYPFSKENIKPGMTVVAGNAFKEDHEEIEQARAIGVPVYRYHDYLGQLTQGYTNVAVTGTHGKTSTTGLLAHVLSAIRPTSFLIGDGTGKGEKNSQYFVYEACEYRRHFLAYHPDYQIITNIDFDHPDYFRDLDDVVDAFQSLANQTKKMIVACGDDPHVGRLEFPVDMLTYGFKPHNELQAEILSAGERGMTFAAWYRGEQLGEFHLPLYGRHNVLNALAVIGVCLAEKLPMADVKHHLATFGGVKRRFSEKVWIKGNILIDDYAHHPAEIRATIEAARIKYPDRKLVSIFQPHTFSRTEAFLNEFAEALSLADEVYLCDIFASAREKQGTLTIEDLMRKLPESRLISEATVDQLHHYSNAVLLFMGAGDIQKVQHALEKSLS; this is encoded by the coding sequence ATGACAACATATCATTTTATTGGGATCAAAGGGTCAGGGATGAGTGCTTTGGCCCAAATTTTGCACGATCTGGGGCACCAGGTGCAAGGCTCTGATGTGGCCACTTTTTACTTCACACAACAACCCCTTGAAGAAAAAGGCATTCCCATTTATCCTTTTTCCAAGGAGAATATCAAGCCCGGCATGACGGTGGTTGCGGGAAATGCCTTTAAAGAGGATCACGAGGAAATCGAACAAGCCCGGGCAATAGGGGTTCCGGTTTACCGTTATCATGACTATTTAGGCCAGTTAACCCAGGGGTACACCAATGTTGCCGTCACTGGCACCCATGGCAAAACGTCCACGACCGGATTGCTTGCCCATGTGCTCAGTGCCATCCGGCCCACCTCGTTTTTGATTGGGGACGGAACGGGAAAAGGAGAGAAAAACAGCCAGTATTTTGTTTATGAGGCTTGTGAGTACCGCCGCCATTTTCTGGCATATCACCCCGATTATCAAATTATCACCAACATTGATTTTGACCATCCCGACTATTTTCGCGATTTAGACGATGTGGTGGATGCTTTTCAAAGTTTGGCCAACCAGACCAAAAAAATGATCGTTGCTTGCGGAGATGACCCCCATGTCGGGCGTTTAGAATTCCCTGTAGATATGTTGACCTACGGGTTTAAGCCGCACAACGAACTGCAGGCTGAAATATTAAGCGCCGGTGAACGGGGCATGACTTTTGCAGCTTGGTATCGCGGAGAGCAGCTAGGGGAGTTTCATCTCCCTCTGTACGGCCGCCACAATGTGCTCAATGCGCTGGCTGTGATTGGCGTTTGCCTGGCAGAGAAGCTGCCCATGGCTGATGTGAAACACCATTTGGCCACCTTTGGCGGTGTGAAGCGGCGCTTCTCAGAGAAAGTGTGGATAAAAGGCAACATTTTGATTGACGACTACGCGCACCATCCCGCTGAGATTAGAGCCACCATCGAAGCCGCCCGTATTAAATACCCTGACCGCAAGCTGGTCTCTATTTTCCAGCCTCATACCTTTTCGCGCACGGAAGCGTTTCTAAATGAGTTTGCAGAGGCCCTGTCGCTGGCGGATGAGGTCTATTTATGTGATATTTTTGCCTCGGCACGGGAAAAACAAGGTACTTTGACCATTGAAGATTTGATGCGTAAACTGCCTGAGTCCCGTTTAATCAGTGAGGCGACAGTGGACCAGCTGCATCATTACTCCAATGCAGTTTTGCTGTTTATGGGAGCGGGTGACATTCAAAAGGTGCAGCATGCCCTGGAAAAAAGCCTATCTTAG
- a CDS encoding MBL fold metallo-hydrolase, with product MTAKQPVGLGHGIYLIDGYDLGFSGRTGTYVFAEEALTIIETGPSPCVQHILEGLNALGLSPETIQYIIVTHIHLDHAGGAGILLEKCPHAQVVVHPRGARHLADPSRLIAGAKAIYQDQFDRLFDPIVPVPEDRLLVKNDGDTLVIGPERTLKFLDTPGHSRHHFSIYDPVSNGIFSGDTFGIRYPQMEEAGGQLYLPSTSPNHFDPAAMRHSIERMCSLDIERIYFGHYGMTTAVDEARQQVLHWLDVFVEEGKKAYANGQEPQVLAQSLLEQLLAHHKTIDIRQHTELYEILKLDMMVSSLGIFDYLAKQHKN from the coding sequence ATGACAGCGAAACAACCCGTTGGCTTGGGACACGGTATATATTTGATTGACGGCTATGACCTGGGTTTTTCCGGCCGCACTGGCACATATGTGTTCGCTGAGGAAGCGTTAACCATCATTGAAACAGGCCCGAGCCCATGCGTTCAGCATATTTTAGAGGGGCTGAATGCCCTTGGGCTGAGCCCTGAGACCATTCAGTATATCATCGTCACCCACATCCACCTGGACCATGCAGGAGGCGCGGGAATATTGCTGGAAAAGTGTCCCCACGCGCAAGTGGTGGTTCACCCGCGGGGCGCCCGCCATCTGGCTGATCCATCCCGGTTGATTGCCGGGGCAAAGGCGATTTATCAAGATCAGTTTGACCGTCTGTTTGACCCTATTGTCCCCGTACCGGAAGACCGCCTGCTTGTCAAAAATGACGGGGATACGCTGGTCATTGGTCCCGAACGGACACTCAAATTCCTGGACACCCCAGGCCATTCAAGGCATCATTTCAGTATATACGACCCTGTTAGCAACGGCATCTTTTCCGGGGACACATTCGGCATCCGCTATCCCCAAATGGAGGAAGCCGGGGGACAGTTGTACTTGCCTTCCACCTCTCCCAATCATTTTGATCCAGCGGCCATGCGCCACTCTATTGAACGGATGTGCAGCTTAGACATAGAACGGATTTATTTTGGCCATTATGGCATGACCACCGCTGTCGATGAAGCCCGCCAGCAAGTCTTGCATTGGCTGGATGTATTCGTGGAGGAAGGAAAAAAGGCCTATGCCAATGGACAGGAACCCCAGGTCCTGGCGCAAAGTTTACTTGAACAGCTCCTCGCCCATCATAAAACAATTGACATTCGCCAGCATACCGAGCTGTATGAAATCTTAAAATTGGATATGATGGTCTCTTCCCTGGGGATTTTTGATTATCTGGCCAAGCAGCATAAGAATTAG
- a CDS encoding CBASS cGAMP-activated phospholipase: MKILCIDGGGIRGVFPAQILNRLEERYQQPIYKSFDLIVGTSTGAIIAAAVAAGQKMDVIVDWYRYWGPKVFKQRSLGVLKSFYHHHLLKKVLQDVFGQRHLAEVSVPLVIPAVNLQVGDVHLFKSHTNPRESGKIKLWEAVLSSCAAPLYFPPYQVNDDLLMADGGLWANNPSFVALIEALNVFGQQVEEVNILSLGTGKQKITFDPGGKPGWGLSQWIQLKWRPFRITPKLIDLALHVTSESITYQCQMLLGRRMLRLNQELGKEIPIDDIGKIDELIQLADQVYEQRQAEIDAFLAH; encoded by the coding sequence ATGAAAATTTTATGTATTGATGGGGGCGGAATTCGCGGGGTGTTCCCTGCTCAGATCCTGAACCGTTTGGAAGAGAGATATCAACAGCCCATTTACAAGTCTTTCGACTTGATTGTCGGGACCAGTACCGGGGCGATTATTGCCGCGGCAGTGGCAGCCGGGCAAAAGATGGATGTAATTGTAGATTGGTACCGCTATTGGGGACCAAAAGTGTTTAAACAGCGCTCGCTGGGGGTCTTGAAAAGTTTTTATCATCATCACCTGCTGAAAAAGGTACTGCAGGATGTGTTTGGCCAGAGACACCTGGCTGAAGTTTCCGTTCCGCTCGTCATTCCCGCGGTCAATTTGCAGGTTGGGGATGTGCATCTGTTTAAATCCCACACCAACCCCCGTGAAAGTGGTAAAATTAAGCTGTGGGAAGCGGTTTTGTCCTCCTGTGCCGCCCCACTTTATTTTCCTCCTTACCAAGTGAACGATGACCTGCTCATGGCAGACGGGGGATTGTGGGCCAACAATCCTTCATTTGTCGCCCTGATTGAGGCGCTGAACGTTTTTGGCCAACAAGTGGAGGAAGTGAACATTTTATCCCTGGGCACAGGGAAGCAGAAGATCACTTTTGATCCGGGCGGCAAACCGGGCTGGGGCCTGAGTCAATGGATTCAGCTTAAATGGCGGCCGTTTAGGATCACTCCCAAACTGATTGACCTGGCACTGCATGTGACCTCTGAATCGATTACCTATCAATGTCAAATGCTGCTAGGCAGACGTATGCTGCGCCTTAACCAGGAGTTGGGCAAGGAAATTCCCATTGACGACATCGGTAAAATTGACGAACTGATTCAGCTGGCTGATCAAGTGTATGAACAAAGACAAGCGGAGATCGATGCGTTTTTGGCTCACTAG
- a CDS encoding YtxH domain-containing protein yields the protein MADQNNRKGKDLLIGVLVGGMIGAAAAMLLTPKSGRELRRSLSESYQTVLKKTQELARNMGEYSETLTERVKDIASQVKEEVETLKGQVQKAAADAAQDVHRAVDYVKDEAAAVTDRVKEQTKHT from the coding sequence ATGGCTGATCAAAACAACAGGAAGGGCAAGGACCTTCTCATTGGGGTACTCGTGGGGGGGATGATTGGAGCCGCCGCCGCTATGCTCCTGACGCCTAAATCTGGCCGGGAACTGAGGCGAAGCTTATCTGAAAGCTATCAAACAGTATTGAAAAAAACCCAGGAGCTGGCCCGTAACATGGGAGAGTACTCCGAAACCTTGACCGAAAGGGTGAAGGATATAGCCAGCCAAGTGAAAGAGGAAGTAGAAACATTAAAGGGTCAGGTTCAAAAAGCTGCAGCTGATGCCGCACAGGATGTGCATCGAGCCGTTGATTACGTCAAGGATGAAGCTGCAGCTGTCACAGACAGGGTCAAGGAGCAGACTAAGCATACCTAA
- a CDS encoding DEAD/DEAH box helicase: MTHFQALNISEPVKRALAKMGFEEATPIQAEAIPLALKGQDLIGQAQTGTGKTAAFGIPMIEGIQAHANHIQGLVITPTRELTIQVAEELNRIGEFKKVKVLPVYGGQDINRQIKALKQYPQVIVGTPGRLLDHLRRKTLRLAHIRHVVLDEADEMLNMGFIDDITAILEQCPQEKQTLLFSATMPEPIKELALRFMRHPAEVKIKVKQVTVPLIEQYYLEVQEKQKFDILCRLLDLESPELAIVFGRTKRRVDELSEALKRRGYLAEGIHGDLSQARRDQVINLFRTGSIDILVATDVAARGLDIQGVTHVCNFDIPQDPENYVHRIGRTGRAGQTGKAITFVVPRELNHLKTIEHLIRRKLEKKRIPTISEVLKGRQQAAMEKLLRVAEEGDLQVFQRMAQALLEEQDSVTLVAAALKLLTKEPDQTPVRLTAEAPLQVKKKKYAHGMKRRKHRQ, from the coding sequence TTGACACATTTTCAAGCATTAAATATCTCGGAACCCGTTAAGCGAGCTTTAGCCAAAATGGGGTTTGAAGAAGCCACACCCATCCAGGCCGAAGCGATCCCATTGGCTTTAAAAGGTCAAGACCTGATTGGCCAGGCCCAGACCGGTACGGGAAAAACCGCTGCTTTTGGCATCCCCATGATTGAAGGTATACAAGCCCATGCTAACCATATACAAGGACTGGTCATCACACCAACCCGTGAACTGACGATTCAAGTGGCCGAAGAATTGAACCGGATTGGTGAGTTTAAAAAAGTGAAGGTGCTGCCTGTCTATGGCGGGCAGGACATCAATCGCCAAATCAAAGCCTTAAAACAATATCCACAGGTGATTGTCGGGACACCTGGACGCTTATTGGACCATTTGCGCCGCAAAACCCTGCGTCTGGCTCATATACGCCATGTCGTGTTGGATGAAGCAGATGAGATGCTGAACATGGGGTTTATTGATGACATCACCGCTATATTGGAACAATGCCCCCAAGAAAAACAAACGCTGCTGTTTTCAGCCACCATGCCGGAGCCGATAAAAGAGCTGGCCCTGCGCTTTATGCGGCATCCAGCAGAAGTAAAGATAAAGGTTAAGCAAGTGACCGTGCCTTTAATCGAGCAATATTATCTTGAGGTGCAGGAAAAGCAAAAGTTTGATATCCTCTGCCGCCTCCTTGATCTGGAGTCCCCTGAATTGGCTATTGTGTTCGGGCGTACAAAACGCCGGGTGGATGAACTTTCTGAGGCACTAAAACGCCGGGGATACTTGGCTGAAGGGATTCACGGTGATTTGAGCCAAGCCAGACGGGACCAGGTGATTAACCTATTCCGGACCGGATCAATTGATATTTTGGTAGCCACTGATGTGGCTGCCCGTGGCCTGGATATTCAGGGTGTGACCCATGTCTGTAACTTTGACATTCCGCAGGACCCTGAAAATTATGTGCACCGGATCGGCCGCACAGGACGGGCCGGACAAACCGGAAAAGCGATCACCTTTGTTGTCCCGCGTGAACTGAACCATTTAAAAACAATTGAGCACCTCATTAGGCGCAAACTAGAGAAGAAGCGGATTCCCACTATTAGTGAAGTATTAAAAGGCCGGCAGCAAGCAGCCATGGAGAAACTTTTAAGGGTGGCAGAAGAAGGGGACCTTCAAGTTTTCCAACGCATGGCTCAAGCGCTGCTTGAGGAACAAGATTCCGTCACATTGGTGGCCGCAGCCTTGAAATTATTGACCAAAGAACCTGATCAAACCCCGGTCCGGCTTACAGCTGAGGCTCCCCTGCAGGTGAAGAAAAAGAAATACGCACACGGAATGAAAAGACGTAAGCACCGCCAGTAA
- a CDS encoding VanZ family protein, with product MEPKEKIRRHWRWAPALVWMGVIFYLSSRTGEEIQSMFPMFERLDWGHFAAYFILGLAYWFALQAYKLNEWQRKGLAVLFSFLYGISDEIHQAFVPGRHPDPFDVVNDVIGATLAMVVVYLCQKYRKK from the coding sequence GTGGAACCCAAAGAAAAGATCCGGCGCCATTGGCGCTGGGCCCCGGCTTTAGTCTGGATGGGCGTTATTTTCTATTTATCCTCGCGTACAGGAGAAGAAATTCAATCCATGTTCCCAATGTTTGAACGTTTGGACTGGGGGCATTTTGCGGCCTATTTCATTTTGGGGCTGGCTTATTGGTTTGCTTTGCAGGCCTATAAGCTGAACGAATGGCAAAGAAAAGGATTGGCGGTGTTGTTTTCTTTTTTGTACGGGATCAGCGATGAAATTCATCAAGCTTTTGTTCCGGGGAGGCATCCTGATCCGTTTGATGTCGTTAACGATGTGATTGGGGCCACGTTAGCCATGGTCGTCGTATACCTTTGCCAAAAATACAGAAAAAAGTAG